One genomic segment of Candidatus Binatia bacterium includes these proteins:
- a CDS encoding 2-oxo acid dehydrogenase subunit E2, which yields MITPVKLPELGENIEEAEVLAVLVSVGDRVNKDQAVIEVETEKASVEVPSPIAGVVTAISVTPGELIHVGQAIVELEGEVSEAAEPAQPKRVESENVAADDSESLVPTDIAASPSPGRRTDSDSEAPGPQAARPTAGEPAAAAPSVRRLARELGIDINDVVGRGPGGRIAADDVMRHARVLIGEKIEARRGTPSASGRFHELPDFTRYGPVERQPMSGVRRTTAQTMTRSWITIPHVTQFDRADITELERTRKHYAPRVEGAGSRLTLTAVIIKAVAAAVKLFPKFNASIDADNDEIVYKKYVNIGVAVDTDQGLLVPVLRDVDKRNLIDIGRDLTELSARARARKSRPEDLRGANLTVTNLGGLGTTYFSPLIHWPEVAVLGVGRASNEAVYRDGAFAPRLILPLSVSYDHRLIDGADAARFLRWIAEALEHPLALALEG from the coding sequence ATGATTACACCAGTGAAGCTTCCGGAACTCGGCGAGAATATCGAAGAGGCCGAGGTGCTGGCGGTGCTGGTCTCGGTGGGAGACCGCGTCAACAAAGACCAGGCAGTCATCGAGGTCGAGACCGAAAAAGCATCCGTTGAAGTGCCCAGTCCGATCGCCGGCGTAGTCACTGCCATCTCCGTCACGCCGGGGGAATTGATCCACGTCGGACAGGCCATCGTCGAACTCGAAGGCGAGGTAAGCGAAGCCGCCGAGCCGGCGCAACCCAAGCGGGTCGAAAGCGAAAATGTGGCCGCCGATGATAGCGAATCGTTGGTGCCAACCGACATCGCAGCGAGTCCGTCTCCGGGACGCCGGACAGACAGCGACAGTGAGGCGCCGGGACCTCAAGCGGCGCGCCCCACAGCCGGGGAGCCAGCCGCGGCGGCGCCGTCGGTGCGCCGTCTGGCTCGCGAACTCGGCATCGATATCAACGATGTCGTCGGCCGGGGGCCCGGCGGGCGCATCGCCGCGGACGACGTCATGCGGCACGCCCGCGTGCTGATCGGAGAGAAGATCGAGGCACGGCGGGGCACGCCATCAGCATCCGGACGCTTTCACGAACTACCGGACTTCACCCGCTACGGTCCTGTCGAACGCCAACCCATGAGCGGGGTACGTCGCACCACCGCCCAGACAATGACCCGCTCCTGGATCACCATCCCCCACGTGACGCAGTTCGACCGCGCCGACATCACCGAACTCGAGCGGACGCGCAAGCATTACGCGCCGCGCGTCGAGGGCGCCGGCAGCCGGCTCACTCTCACCGCGGTCATCATCAAGGCCGTCGCCGCGGCAGTCAAACTCTTCCCCAAGTTCAACGCCAGCATCGACGCGGACAACGATGAGATCGTCTACAAAAAATACGTCAACATCGGGGTTGCCGTCGATACCGATCAGGGCCTGTTGGTCCCGGTGCTCCGCGACGTCGACAAAAGGAACCTGATCGACATCGGGCGCGATCTCACCGAGCTGTCCGCACGCGCCCGCGCGCGCAAGAGCCGCCCGGAGGATCTGCGTGGGGCCAACCTGACGGTGACGAATCTTGGCGGGCTTGGGACGACGTACTTCTCACCGCTCATCCACTGGCCCGAGGTGGCCGTTCTGGGAGTCGGCCGTGCGAGCAACGAAGCCGTCTACCGGGACGGTGCGTTTGCGCCGCGTCTCATCTTGCCGCTGTCAGTATCCTATGATCACCGGCTGATCGACGGCGCCGATGCTGCACGGTTCCTCCGTTGGATCGCCGAAGCCCTCGAACATCCCTTGGCACTCGCCCTGGAAGGCTGA